In the genome of Triticum urartu cultivar G1812 chromosome 5, Tu2.1, whole genome shotgun sequence, one region contains:
- the LOC125508668 gene encoding alpha-L-arabinofuranosidase 1-like isoform X1, translated as MGSKETPCRARTTLCFLLLFCVSCKCSASEFEITQVASLGVDASPRLSRKIPDTLFGIFFEEINHAGAGGIWAELVSNRGFEAGGPHTPSNIEPWSIIGDDSSVFVGTDRTSCFRRNKVALRMEVLCDNCPVGGVGIYNPGFWGMNIEDGKTYNLVMHAKSPETIEMTVSLTSSDGLQVLASAAIRVPGGSNWIKLDQKLVAQGTNRTSRLQITAKTKGVVWLDQVSLMPSDTYKGHGFRTELISMLLDLKPRFLRFPGGCFVEGSWLRNAFRWRDSIGPWEERPGHYGDVWNYWTDDGLGYYEFLQLSEDLGAAPVWVFNNGISHHDEVDTTAIAPFVKDILDSLEFARGSAESTWGSVRAAMGHPEPFPVKYVAIGNEDCGKENYRGNYLKFYNAIREAYPDIQMISNCDGSSGPLDHPADLYDFHVYTGSRALFSMKNTFDNTSRSGPKAFVSEYAVTGNDAGRGSLLASLAEAAFLTGLEKNSDVVHMASYAPLFINDNDRTWNPDAIVFNSWQQYGTPSYWMQKFFRESSGATIHPITISSSYSDSLAASAITWHDDENSILRVKIVNFGPDAVSLTFSATGLQGSINALGSTATVLTSGSVMDENSFANPNKVVPVMIELRNAAEEMEVTLPPHSLSAFDLALAQSRLVAEM; from the exons ATGGGTTCCAAAGAAACGCCATGTCGTGCTCGTACTACTCTCTGCTTCTTGCTTCTCTTCTGCGTGAGCTGCAAATGTTCAGCATCAGAATTTGAGATCACCCAAGTGGCAAGCCTTGGTGTTGATGCCTCACCGCGCCTTTCTCGAAAGATCCCTGATACGTTGTTTGGAATATTTTTTGAG GAGATCAACCATGCAGGAGCTGGTGGAATATGGGCAGAACTTGTTAGTAATAGAG GTTTTGAAGCTGGAGGCCCCCATACTCCATCAAATATTGAGCCATGGTCCATCATTGGAGATGACTCTTCCGTATTTGTGGGAACAGACCGTACGTCATGTTTCAGGCGAAACAAGGTTGCTCTAAGAATGGAGGTTCTCTGTGATAACTGCCCAGTTGGCGGTGTTGGCATTTACAACCCTGGGTTCTGGGGCATG AACATAGAGGATGGGAAGACCTACAATCTAGTTATGCATGCCAAGTCACCAGAAACGATAGAAATGACAGTTTCACTAACAAGCTCTGACGGATTACAAGTTCTGGCTTCAGCTGCCATACG AGTACCCGGCGGATCGAATTGGATAAAATTGGACCAGAAGTTGGTTGCTCAAGGAACAAACAGAACCTCAAGACTTCAAATAACAGCTAAGACAAAGGGAGTTGTATGGCTTGATCAAGTATCACTCATGCCTTCGGATACGTACAAG GGGCACGGTTTCCGCACAGAACTCATATCCATGCTTTTGGATTTAAAACCCCGGTTCTTGAGATTCCCTG GAGGTTGCTTTGTTGAAGGCAGTTGGTTAAGAAACGCATTCAGGTGGAGGGATTCTATAGGTCCATGGGAAGAGAGGCCTGGACACTATGGGGATGTCTGGAATTACTGGACGGATGATGGCCTCGGATATTATGAGTTTCTTCAG CTTTCTGAAGACCTCGGTGCTGCCCCAGTCTGGGTATTCAACAATG GAATCAGCCACCATGATGAAGTTGATACTACTGCTATTGCTCCTTTCGTAAAG GATATACTGGACAGTCTAGAATTTGCAAGGGGGAGTGCAGAATCAACATGGGGTTCTGTTAGAGCTGCAATGGGGCATCCTGAACCATTCCCAGTCAAATACGTTGCAATCGGAAATGAAGATTGTGGGAAAGAAAATTACCGTG GTAACTACCTTAAGTTCTACAATGCTATAAGAGAGGCCTATCCAGACATTCAGATGATTTCAAATTGTGATGGTTCATCTGGACCACTTGACCATCCTGCTGATCTATATGATTTCCAT GTCTATACCGGTTCCAGGGCActattttccatgaagaatacaTTTGACAATACCTCTCGTAGTGGGCCCAAG GCTTTTGTTAGCGAGTATGCTGTTACAGGAAACGATGCCGGCAGAGGAAGTCTTCTTGCTTCATTGGCAGAGGCCGCTTTCCTTACTGGGCTGGAGAAGAATAG TGATGTTGTTCATATGGCAAGCTATGCACCGCTCTTCATAAATGATAACGACCGCAC GTGGAACCCAGACGCTATCGTCTTCAACTCCTGGCAGCAATATGGGACTCCCAGTTACTGGATGCAGAAGTTTTTCCGTGAATCAAGCGGCGCTACGATCCATCCCATCACAATCAGTTCAAGCTACTCTGATTCGCTGGCAGCATCCGCGATCACGTGGCATGATGACGAGAACAGCATCCTGAGAGTTAAG ATTGTGAACTTTGGGCCAGATGCCGTGAGCCTTACATTCTCGGCAACTGGGCTCCAGGGCAGCATCAATGCGCTCGGATCCACCGCGACCGTTCTCACATCCGGCAGTGTAATGGACGAGAACTCTTTCGCTAACCCAAACAAG GTTGTGCCGGTGATGATCGAGTTGCGTAACGCCGCGGAGGAGATGGAGGTCACGCTGCCTCCCCACTCTCTCAGTGCATTCGACCTGGCGCTGGCGCAGTCCAGGCTTGTAGCGGAGATGTGA
- the LOC125508668 gene encoding alpha-L-arabinofuranosidase 1-like isoform X2 — MEVLCDNCPVGGVGIYNPGFWGMNIEDGKTYNLVMHAKSPETIEMTVSLTSSDGLQVLASAAIRVPGGSNWIKLDQKLVAQGTNRTSRLQITAKTKGVVWLDQVSLMPSDTYKGHGFRTELISMLLDLKPRFLRFPGGCFVEGSWLRNAFRWRDSIGPWEERPGHYGDVWNYWTDDGLGYYEFLQLSEDLGAAPVWVFNNGISHHDEVDTTAIAPFVKDILDSLEFARGSAESTWGSVRAAMGHPEPFPVKYVAIGNEDCGKENYRGNYLKFYNAIREAYPDIQMISNCDGSSGPLDHPADLYDFHVYTGSRALFSMKNTFDNTSRSGPKAFVSEYAVTGNDAGRGSLLASLAEAAFLTGLEKNSDVVHMASYAPLFINDNDRTWNPDAIVFNSWQQYGTPSYWMQKFFRESSGATIHPITISSSYSDSLAASAITWHDDENSILRVKIVNFGPDAVSLTFSATGLQGSINALGSTATVLTSGSVMDENSFANPNKVVPVMIELRNAAEEMEVTLPPHSLSAFDLALAQSRLVAEM; from the exons ATGGAGGTTCTCTGTGATAACTGCCCAGTTGGCGGTGTTGGCATTTACAACCCTGGGTTCTGGGGCATG AACATAGAGGATGGGAAGACCTACAATCTAGTTATGCATGCCAAGTCACCAGAAACGATAGAAATGACAGTTTCACTAACAAGCTCTGACGGATTACAAGTTCTGGCTTCAGCTGCCATACG AGTACCCGGCGGATCGAATTGGATAAAATTGGACCAGAAGTTGGTTGCTCAAGGAACAAACAGAACCTCAAGACTTCAAATAACAGCTAAGACAAAGGGAGTTGTATGGCTTGATCAAGTATCACTCATGCCTTCGGATACGTACAAG GGGCACGGTTTCCGCACAGAACTCATATCCATGCTTTTGGATTTAAAACCCCGGTTCTTGAGATTCCCTG GAGGTTGCTTTGTTGAAGGCAGTTGGTTAAGAAACGCATTCAGGTGGAGGGATTCTATAGGTCCATGGGAAGAGAGGCCTGGACACTATGGGGATGTCTGGAATTACTGGACGGATGATGGCCTCGGATATTATGAGTTTCTTCAG CTTTCTGAAGACCTCGGTGCTGCCCCAGTCTGGGTATTCAACAATG GAATCAGCCACCATGATGAAGTTGATACTACTGCTATTGCTCCTTTCGTAAAG GATATACTGGACAGTCTAGAATTTGCAAGGGGGAGTGCAGAATCAACATGGGGTTCTGTTAGAGCTGCAATGGGGCATCCTGAACCATTCCCAGTCAAATACGTTGCAATCGGAAATGAAGATTGTGGGAAAGAAAATTACCGTG GTAACTACCTTAAGTTCTACAATGCTATAAGAGAGGCCTATCCAGACATTCAGATGATTTCAAATTGTGATGGTTCATCTGGACCACTTGACCATCCTGCTGATCTATATGATTTCCAT GTCTATACCGGTTCCAGGGCActattttccatgaagaatacaTTTGACAATACCTCTCGTAGTGGGCCCAAG GCTTTTGTTAGCGAGTATGCTGTTACAGGAAACGATGCCGGCAGAGGAAGTCTTCTTGCTTCATTGGCAGAGGCCGCTTTCCTTACTGGGCTGGAGAAGAATAG TGATGTTGTTCATATGGCAAGCTATGCACCGCTCTTCATAAATGATAACGACCGCAC GTGGAACCCAGACGCTATCGTCTTCAACTCCTGGCAGCAATATGGGACTCCCAGTTACTGGATGCAGAAGTTTTTCCGTGAATCAAGCGGCGCTACGATCCATCCCATCACAATCAGTTCAAGCTACTCTGATTCGCTGGCAGCATCCGCGATCACGTGGCATGATGACGAGAACAGCATCCTGAGAGTTAAG ATTGTGAACTTTGGGCCAGATGCCGTGAGCCTTACATTCTCGGCAACTGGGCTCCAGGGCAGCATCAATGCGCTCGGATCCACCGCGACCGTTCTCACATCCGGCAGTGTAATGGACGAGAACTCTTTCGCTAACCCAAACAAG GTTGTGCCGGTGATGATCGAGTTGCGTAACGCCGCGGAGGAGATGGAGGTCACGCTGCCTCCCCACTCTCTCAGTGCATTCGACCTGGCGCTGGCGCAGTCCAGGCTTGTAGCGGAGATGTGA
- the LOC125508670 gene encoding aladin, which yields MPSFPPPGGVTVCEINRDLVVADSLSEDRAKEAYGDVLGMVFSPIPFQPDDLLAKHEAPAPDEAELPESVPRTSLVSTIAESFKQMLFPSCNPKLLEEFDTQKVSWNPHKHCLAFVSGKDQVTVHDFEDSDGKESCILTSEHQKEVKAIEWRPNSGKMIAVGCNGGICLWSASYPGNVASMKSGVTSSSFGAFPRGSSGQWILVDVLRGSSPELVSALCWKPDGRYLASASCNGQSFTIWDVSQGLGTPIRRGLSSISLVRWSPSGDYFLTAKFDGTFHLWETNTWTSEPWSSSNGYVTGANWDPEGRVALLSFSNSTTLGSVHFSSKPPSLDAHLLPVELPEISSLIVSRGIEKLAWDAAGERLAVSFKDGNETYQGLVAVYDVRRSPLVSVSLVGFIRGPGEGVKALAFAFHNKFKQGPLLSVCWSSGWCCTYPLILRSH from the exons ATGCCGAGCTTCCCTCCGCCGGGCGGCGTCACCGTCTGCGAGATCAACCGCGACCTCG TTGTGGCGGACTCCCTGTCGGAGGATCGCGCCAAGGAGGCCTACGGGGATGTCCTC GGGATGGTGTTCAGCCCAATTCCTTTCCAGCCGGATGATCTCCTAGCCAAGCACGAGGCTCCTGCTCCAGACGAAGCTGAGCTCCctgagagtgtccccagaacaagtTTGGTGTCCACCATAGCCGAGTCCTTCAAGCAAATGCTCTTCCCTTCTTGCAAT CCAAAACTGCTAGAAGAATTTGATACCCAGAAAGTAAGCTGGAATCCACACAAACACTGTTTAGCATTTGTATCTGGGAAGGACCAGGTTACGGTCCATGACTTTGAGGATTCAG ATGGTAAAGAATCGTGCATTCTAACAAGTGAACATCAAAAGGAAGTTAAAGCTATTGAATGGAGGCCAAATAGCGGGAAGATGATTGCAGTTGGCTGCAA CGGAGGTATATGCCTCTGGTCAGCATCATATCCTGGCAATGTTGCATCCATGAAATCTGGTGTCACCTCTTCTTCCTTTGGTGCCTTCCCTAGAGGTTCTAGTGGTCAGTGGATTCTGGTGGATGTTCTTCGTGGTTCTTCTCCTGAGCTAGTCAGTGCACTTTGCTGGAAACCTGATGGAAG ATACTTGGCCTCGGCCTCTTGTAATGGCCAGTCATTCACAATTTGGGATGTTTCTCAAG GATTGGGAACTCCTATACGACGCGGATTGAGTAGCATATCATTGGTGCGGTGGTCACCTAGTGGAGATTACTTTTTGACTGCTAAATT CGATGGAACTTTTCACTTATgggaaaccaacacatggacgtCAGAACCCTGGTCTTCATCCAATGGATATGTAACT GGAGCAAACTGGGACCCAGAAGGTCGTGTTGCATTGTTATCCTTTTCTAACTCAACCACACTAGGTTCAGTTCACTTCTCATCAAAGCCACCATCTTTAG ATGCTCATCTCCTACCAGTGGAGCTTCCAGAAATTTCCTCTCTGATTGTTAG TCGAGGCATAGAGAAATTAGCATGGGATGCTGCAGGAGAGCGTCTGGCAGTGTCATTCAAAGATGGTAATGAAACATATCAGGGACTTGTTGCTGTCTATGATGTGAGAAGATCTCCACTTGTTTCAGTTTCGCTGGT TGGATTCATCAGAGGACCTGGAGAGGGCGTGAAGGCGCTCGCGTTCGCCTTCCACAACAAATTCAAGCAAGGACCGCTGCTTTCTGTG TGCTGGAGCAGCGGCTGGTGTTGCACATACCCACTGATACTCCGCTCCCATTAA
- the LOC125508669 gene encoding putative receptor protein kinase ZmPK1: protein MVPVLPTHLATVSLLSFVALVSSAANRDILRPGTSLAIEAYQSEILQSPDGTFSCGFYGVYDNAFTFSIWYSKAANKTVVWSANRDRPVHSRRSALTLHKDGNMVLTDYDDAVVWQADDDGNSRRNVQHVQLLDTGNLVMKNTSGTIIWQSFDSPTDTLLPAQRITAATKLVPTTQSRAPGNYIFRFNDISVLSLIYDVPEVSDIYWPNPDNSVYENNRSRYNSTRLAILDNNGILASSDFADGVLLKASDAAPGIRRRLTLDPDGNLRLYSLNDSDGVWSVSMVAISQPCTIHGICGQNGICHYSPEPTCSCPPGYVMTNPGNWTQGCTASFNIPCHDQEPMKFVKLPHTDFWGSDQKRLLGVSFEACRNSCINDCTCKGFQYQQGAGSCYPKALLFNGKSCATPSVRTIYLKLPARLSVSGTPIPQSNVLDPAPPRLDCNQMSKGIRHPFPDLRKTGDEELNWIYLYSFIVAIFVFEVSFMTFAWFFVLRREMRPSEMWAAEEGYRVMTSHFRRYSYRELVEATRKFRVELGRGSSGTVYKGVLEDERPVAVKKLENVSRGKEEFQAELSVIGRIYHMNLARIWGFCSEGSHRLLVCEYVENGSLANILFNDQKTVVLDWKQRFNIALGVAKGLAYLHHECLEWVIHCDVKPENILLDTNFEPKITDFGLAKLLNRGGATQNMSQVRGTIGYIAPEWVSSLPITAKVDVYSYGVVLLELLSGTRVSELAVGSGAEVHGMLQKLVRVLADKLGGHEESSINEFVDPELGGRFSYVQARTMIKLAVSCLQEDRNKRPTMESVVQTLLPFDEASS, encoded by the coding sequence ATGGTTCCTGTTCTTCCAACACACCTTGCCACTGTCTCCCTTCTCTCCTTTGTCGCACTAGTCTCGAGCGCTGCAAATCGAGACATCCTGCGGCCAGGAACCTCTCTCGCCATCGAAGCCTACCAAAGTGAGATCCTGCAATCACCGGATGGCACCTTCTCCTGTGGCTTCTATGGCGTCTATGACAACGCCTTCACCTTCTCAATATGGTACTCCAAGGCAGCCAACAAGACCGTCGTCTGGAGTGCGAACCGCGACCGGCCCGTCCACTCCAGGAGGTCAGCCCTGACCTTGCACAAGGATGGCAACATGGTCCTCACAGATTACGATGACGCGGTTGTGTGGCAAGCTGATGATGATGGCAACTCCCGCAGAAATGTTCAGCATGTTCAGCTGCTGGACACTGGGAATCTCGTAATGAAGAACACCAGCGGCACGATAATATGGCAAAGTTTTGATTCACCGACAGACACGCTCCTACCAGCCCAGCGCATCACGGCTGCGACAAAGTTGGTCCCAACAACCCAGTCACGTGCTCCTGGTAACTACATCTTCCGTTTCAATGATATATCAGTGCTATCACTTATATATGATGTTCCTGAGGTTTCGGATATATACTGGCCAAACCCTGATAACAGTGTGTACGAAAATAACAGAAGCCGGTATAACAGTACTAGATTGGCAATTCTAGACAATAATGGGATCCTTGCATCTAGTGATTTTGCTGATGGAGTGCTACTTAAGGCCTCTGATGCAGCGCCAGGGATTAGGAGAAGGCTAACTCTTGACCCTGATGGTAATCTCCGGCTGTACAGCCTGAACGACTCAGATGGGGTGTGGTCAGTTTCAATGGTAGCAATCTCCCAACCTTGTACTATCCATGGTATATGCGGTCAGAATGGAATCTGTCATTACTCGCCTGAACCAACGTGTTCATGCCCACCGGGTTATGTGATGACCAACCCGGGTAACTGGACCCAAGGCTGCACGGCTAGTTTCAACATACCATGTCATGATCAGGAACCTATGAAGTTTGTGAAACTCCCGCACACGGATTTCTGGGGATCTGATCAGAAGCGCCTTCTGGGAGTTTCCTTTGAGGCTTGTAGGAACAGTTGCATCAATGACTGCACCTGCAAAGGCTTTCAATACCAGCAAGGTGCAGGGTCATGCTACCCGAAAGCTCTTCTTTTCAATGGAAAGAGCTGCGCGACACCCAGCGTGCGAACAATATATCTCAAACTTCCTGCCAGGTTGAGTGTTTCAGGTACACCTATTCCTCAGTCCAATGTATTGGATCCCGCGCCTCCTCGTCTCGACTGCAATCAGATGAGCAAAGGAATCAGACATCCATTTCCAGATTTGCGCAAAACTGGGGATGAAGAATTAAATTGGATCTACCTTTACAGTTTCATAGTTGCAATTTTTGTTTTTGAAGTTTCTTTCATGACATTCGCATGGTTCTTTGTCTTGAGAAGAGAGATGAGGCCATCAGAAATGTGGGCTGCTGAGGAAGGTTACAGGGTGATGACTAGCCATTTTCGAAGATACAGTTACAGAGAGCTTGTTGAGGCAACAAGAAAGTTCAGAGTTGAGCTAGGAAGGGGAAGCTCAGGCACTGTGTATAAAGGTGTCCTAGAAGATGAAAGGCCAGTGGCTGTGAAGAAGCTGGAAAATGTAAGTCGAGGCAAGGAAGAGTTTCAAGCTGAGCTGAGCGTAATTGGGAGGATCTACCACATGAATTTGGCCAGAATATGGGGGTTTTGCTCAGAAGGGTCACACAGGCTGTTGGTTTGTGAGTACGTGGAGAACGGATCCCTGGCAAACATTTTGTTCAATGACCAAAAGACTGTCGTGCTGGACTGGAAGCAAAGGTTTAATATCGCATTGGGTGTCGCGAAAGGATTGGCCTATCTTCACCATGAGTGCTTAGAATGGGTCATCCATTGTGATGTGAAACCTGAGAATATATTGTTGGACACAAACTTTGAGCCTAAGATCACTGACTTTGGGTTGGCAAAGTTGCTAAACAGAGGCGGAGCCACACAGAACATGTCGCAGGTACGAGGAACAATAGGTTACATAGCTCCTGAGTGGGTTTCAAGCCTCCCAATCACGGCGAAAGTCGATGTTTATAGTTACGGAGTTGTTTTGCTTGAGCTTTTATCTGGGACAAGAGTTTCAGAGCTGGCTGTAGGTTCAGGTGCAGAGGTGCATGGCATGCTGCAGAAGCTTGTCAGGGTGCTTGCTGATAAACTGGGAGGACATGAAGAATCATCGATTAATGAATTTGTTGACCCTGAATTGGGTGGACGATTCAGCTATGTCCAAGCAAGAACAATGATCAAGTTGGCTGTTTCCTGCTTGCAGGAAGATAGAAACAAGAGGCCAACCATGGAATCTGTAGTTCAGACTCTCCTGCCGTTTGACGAAGCTAGTAGTTAG
- the LOC125508671 gene encoding cysteine protease XCP1-like produces MHPILHPATNQPPTLPFQASTMASPRHLMKLSAALLLLCVGVCVARNSDFSIVGYSEEDLSSNDRLVELFEKWLAKHQKAYASFEEKLHKFEVFKDNLKHIDKINREVTSYWLGLNEFADLTNVEFKAAYLGLNAAPARRGSSRSFRYEDVSASDLPKSVDWRKKGAVTEVKNQGQCGSCWAFSTVAAVEGINAIVTGNLTALSEQELIDCSVDGNSGCNGGLMDYAFSYIASSGGLHTEEAYPYLMEEGSCGDGKKAESKAVTISGFEDVPANDEQALIKALAHQPVSVAIEASGRHFQFYSGGVFDGPCGAQLDHGVAAVGYGSDKGKGHDYIIVRNSWGADWGEKGYIRMKRGTSNGEGLCGINKMASYPTKDK; encoded by the exons ATGCATCCTATCCTCCATCCTGCAACAAACCAACCGCCAACACTTCCATTCCAGGCATCAACCATGGCTTCTCCTCGGCATCTGATGAAGCTTTCGGCTGCTCTTCTCCTCCTCTGTGTTGGCGTGTGTGTGGCTCGCAACAGTGACTTCTCCATTGTCGGCTACTCGGAGGAGGACCTGTCGTCCAACGACAGACTCGTCGAGCTGTTTGAGAAGTGGCTGGCCAAGCACCAGAAGGCGTACGCGAGCTTCGAGGAGAAGCTGCACAAGTTCGAGGTGTTCAAGGACAACCTGAAGCACATCGACAAGATCAACCGGGAAGTGACCAGCTACTGGCTCGGCCTCAACGAGTTTGCCGACCTCACCAACGTCGAGTTCAAGGCCGCCTACCTCGGCCTCAATGCTGCTCCGGCTCGTCGGGGCAGCAGCCGAAGCTTCAGGTACGAGGACGTGAGTGCCAGCGACCTGCCCAAGTCTGTGGACTGGAGGAAGAAGGGCGCGGTGACAGAGGTGAAGAACCAGGGGCAGTGCGGCAGCTGCTGGGCCTTCTCGACGGTGGCGGCAGTGGAAGGGATCAACGCCATCGTGACAGGCAACCTGACTGCGCTGTCGGAGCAGGAGCTCATCGACTGCAGCGTCGATGGCAACAGTGGCTGCAATGGCGGCTTGATGGACTACGCCTTCTCCTACATCGCGTCCAGTGGCGGGCTACACACCGAGGAGGCGTACCCCTACCTCATGGAGGAAGGCAGCTGCGGCGACGGTAAGAAGGCCGAGTCCAAGGCGGTGACGATCAGCGGCTTCGAGGACGTGCCGGCCAATGACGAGCAGGCGCTGATCAAGGCTCTCGCCCACCAGCCCGTCTCCGTCGCCATCGAGGCCTCCGGCAGGCACTTCCAGTTCTACAGCGGG GGAGTTTTCGACGGTCCTTGCGGCGCGCAGCTAGATCACGGCGTGGCGGCGGTCGGGTACGGGTCGGACAAGGGGAAGGGCCACGACTACATCATCGTGAGGAACTCGTGGGGTGCGGACTGGGGCGAGAAGGGTTACATCAGGATGAAGAGGGGCACCAGCAACGGCGAGGGCCTCTGCGGCATCAACAAGATGGCCTCCTACCCAACCAAGGACAAGTGA